A stretch of Paracoccus sp. N5 DNA encodes these proteins:
- the rpsA gene encoding 30S ribosomal protein S1, producing the protein MCAKATMEEFEALLNESLEIDTPDEGSVVKGKVIAIEAGQAIIDVGYKMEGRVDLKEFANPGEAPNIQVGDEVEVYLDRVENARGEASISREKARREEAWDRLEKAYAAEERVEGAIFGRVKGGFTVDLGGAVAFLPGSQVDVRPVRDAGPLMGLKQPFQILKMDRRRGNIVVSRRAILEESRAEQRAEVIANLTEGQTVEGVVKNITEYGAFVDLGGVDGLLHVTDMAWRRVNHPSEILSIGETVKVQVVKINKDTHRISLGMKQLQADPWDTVGSKFPIGSVHSGRVTNITDYGAFVELEAGVEGLVHVSEMSWTKKNVHPGKIVSTSQEVDVMVLEIDEAKRRVSLGLKQTMRNPWEVFAETHPVGTVIEGEVKNITEFGLFVGLEGDIDGMVHLSDISWDARGEDAIQDFRKGDVVKAVVQEVDIDKERISLSIKALENDAMAEAVEGVKRGSVITVTVTAIEDGGIEVEYNGMKSFIRRSDLARDRQDQRPERFQVGDHVDVRVTNIDTKTRRLGLSIKAREIAEEKEAVEQYGSSDSGASLGDILGAALKNKG; encoded by the coding sequence ATGTGCGCTAAAGCGACCATGGAGGAGTTCGAGGCCCTCCTGAACGAAAGCCTCGAAATCGACACCCCGGACGAAGGTTCGGTCGTCAAGGGCAAGGTCATCGCCATCGAGGCGGGCCAGGCCATCATCGATGTCGGCTACAAGATGGAAGGCCGCGTCGATCTGAAAGAATTCGCGAACCCCGGCGAAGCCCCGAACATCCAGGTCGGCGACGAGGTCGAGGTCTATCTGGACCGCGTCGAGAACGCCCGTGGCGAAGCCTCGATCTCGCGCGAGAAAGCCCGCCGCGAGGAAGCTTGGGACCGGCTGGAGAAAGCCTATGCCGCCGAAGAGCGCGTCGAAGGCGCCATCTTCGGCCGCGTCAAGGGTGGCTTCACGGTCGACCTGGGCGGTGCCGTGGCCTTCCTGCCCGGTTCGCAAGTTGACGTGCGCCCGGTGCGCGATGCCGGCCCGCTGATGGGTCTGAAGCAGCCGTTCCAGATCCTGAAGATGGACCGCCGCCGCGGCAATATCGTCGTGTCGCGCCGCGCCATCCTGGAAGAGAGCCGCGCCGAACAGCGCGCCGAAGTCATCGCCAACCTGACCGAAGGTCAGACGGTCGAGGGCGTGGTCAAGAACATCACCGAATACGGTGCCTTCGTTGACCTGGGCGGCGTCGACGGCTTGCTGCACGTCACCGACATGGCCTGGCGCCGCGTCAACCACCCGTCCGAGATCCTGTCGATCGGCGAGACCGTCAAGGTCCAGGTCGTCAAGATCAACAAGGACACCCACCGCATCAGCCTGGGCATGAAGCAGCTGCAGGCCGACCCGTGGGATACCGTGGGTTCGAAGTTCCCGATCGGCTCGGTCCACTCGGGCCGCGTGACCAACATCACCGACTACGGCGCCTTCGTCGAACTGGAAGCCGGTGTCGAGGGTCTGGTTCACGTCTCGGAAATGAGCTGGACCAAGAAGAACGTCCACCCCGGCAAGATCGTCTCGACCTCGCAAGAGGTTGACGTGATGGTGCTGGAAATCGACGAGGCCAAGCGCCGGGTCAGCCTGGGTCTGAAACAGACCATGCGCAACCCGTGGGAAGTCTTCGCCGAGACCCACCCGGTCGGCACCGTCATCGAGGGCGAAGTCAAGAACATCACCGAATTCGGTCTGTTCGTCGGCCTGGAAGGCGACATCGACGGCATGGTCCACCTGTCGGACATCTCGTGGGATGCCCGCGGCGAGGATGCGATCCAGGACTTCCGCAAGGGCGACGTCGTCAAGGCGGTCGTGCAGGAAGTCGACATCGACAAGGAACGCATCTCGCTGTCGATCAAGGCGCTGGAAAACGACGCCATGGCCGAAGCGGTCGAGGGCGTGAAGCGCGGCTCGGTCATCACCGTCACCGTGACGGCGATCGAGGATGGCGGCATCGAGGTCGAATACAACGGCATGAAATCCTTCATCCGACGTTCGGACTTGGCCCGCGACCGTCAGGACCAGCGCCCCGAGCGCTTCCAGGTCGGTGACCATGTCGACGTCCGCGTCACCAACATCGACACCAAGACCCGCCGTCTGGGCCTGTCGATCAAGGCGCGCGAGATCGCGGAAGAGAAGGAAGCCGTCGAACAGTATGGCAGCTCGGATTCGGGCGCCTCGCTGGGCGACATCCTGGGCGCCGCGCTGA
- a CDS encoding nitronate monooxygenase, with the protein MSILTELTVPVLQAPMAGTATPALAAEVSLAGALGGMGLATVSAAQGAAMMAEVQKRIGSNRYHVNLFCHRPATADPAREAAWLDYLAPEFRRAGAEPPAVLREIFTSFLVDEAMLAAVVAARPAMVSFHFGLPRADQLAALRASGALLAGSATALAEGEAIRDAGLDAIIAQGYEAGGHRGIFDPDGPDEQLSTMALIEALRPLGLPLVAAGGIMDGRDAVRYLDAGAVAVQMGTAFVACPESAAKAPHRALLGQPGQETVMTRAISGRPARGFPNRLTALGASAEAPPLPDYPITYDAGKALAAAGGTDYAAQWAGTGYARARAMPAADLVATLAREIAVARKTG; encoded by the coding sequence ATGAGCATCTTGACCGAACTGACCGTGCCGGTGCTGCAGGCGCCGATGGCGGGCACCGCGACGCCGGCGCTGGCGGCCGAGGTCAGCCTGGCGGGCGCCCTGGGCGGCATGGGCCTTGCGACCGTCAGCGCCGCGCAAGGGGCGGCGATGATGGCCGAGGTGCAGAAGCGCATCGGCTCGAACCGCTATCACGTCAACCTGTTCTGCCACCGCCCGGCCACGGCCGATCCGGCACGCGAGGCGGCCTGGCTCGACTATCTCGCCCCCGAGTTCCGCCGCGCCGGCGCTGAACCCCCCGCCGTGCTGCGCGAGATCTTCACCAGCTTCCTGGTCGACGAGGCCATGCTGGCCGCGGTGGTCGCGGCGCGGCCGGCGATGGTCAGCTTTCACTTCGGCCTGCCGCGCGCCGACCAGCTGGCGGCGCTGCGCGCCAGCGGGGCGCTGCTCGCGGGTTCGGCCACCGCGCTGGCCGAGGGCGAGGCGATCCGCGACGCGGGGCTCGATGCCATTATTGCCCAAGGCTACGAGGCCGGCGGCCATCGCGGCATCTTCGACCCCGACGGGCCGGACGAGCAGCTTTCGACCATGGCGCTGATCGAGGCCCTGCGACCCCTGGGCCTGCCGCTGGTCGCGGCGGGCGGCATCATGGACGGGCGCGATGCCGTGCGCTACCTCGATGCCGGCGCGGTCGCGGTGCAGATGGGCACCGCCTTCGTCGCCTGCCCGGAATCCGCGGCCAAGGCCCCGCATCGCGCCCTTCTCGGCCAGCCGGGGCAAGAGACGGTGATGACGCGGGCGATCTCGGGGCGGCCGGCGCGCGGCTTTCCCAACCGGCTGACGGCGCTTGGCGCCAGCGCCGAGGCGCCGCCCTTGCCGGATTATCCGATCACCTATGACGCCGGCAAGGCGCTGGCCGCCGCCGGCGGCACCGATTACGCGGCGCAATGGGCCGGCACCGGCTATGCCCGGGCGCGCGCGATGCCTGCCGCGGACCTGGTCGCAACTCTGGCGCGCGAGATCGCCGTGGCCCGCAAGACCGGCTGA
- a CDS encoding d(CMP) kinase, whose amino-acid sequence MPFTIAIDGPAASGKGTIARALAQALGFQHLDTGLLYRAVGALGGDPVAAARGLAPGDLARDDLRTAEAGQAASRVAAIPEVRAALVDFQRRFARAEPGAVLDGRDIGTVICPEAELKLYVTASDDVRARRRALELQADETTILAELRERDARDAARDVAPMRPAEDALLLDTSDMSIEQAVARAIAAARRAGA is encoded by the coding sequence ATGCCCTTTACCATCGCCATCGACGGGCCGGCCGCCTCGGGCAAGGGGACCATCGCCCGCGCGCTGGCGCAGGCGCTGGGCTTTCAGCATCTGGACACCGGGCTCTTGTATCGCGCCGTCGGCGCGCTTGGCGGCGATCCGGTCGCGGCGGCGCGGGGCCTTGCGCCGGGGGATCTGGCCCGCGACGACCTGCGCACCGCCGAGGCCGGCCAGGCCGCGAGCCGCGTCGCCGCCATCCCCGAGGTGCGGGCCGCCCTGGTCGATTTCCAGCGCCGCTTCGCCCGGGCCGAGCCCGGCGCGGTGCTGGACGGGCGCGACATCGGCACGGTGATCTGCCCCGAGGCCGAGCTGAAGCTCTATGTCACCGCCAGCGACGACGTGCGCGCCCGCCGCCGGGCTCTGGAGCTGCAGGCCGACGAGACCACGATCCTGGCCGAGCTGCGCGAACGCGACGCCCGCGACGCCGCCCGCGACGTGGCGCCGATGCGCCCGGCCGAGGATGCGCTGCTTCTGGATACCAGCGACATGAGTATCGAACAGGCGGTGGCCCGCGCCATCGCCGCGGCGAGGAGGGCCGGAGCATGA
- a CDS encoding DUF2312 domain-containing protein yields the protein MQDDNAYGIAAGELRQFIEQYEQLEAEKKDVTEQQKELMAEAKARGYDTKVMRKVIALRKRDKDDIAEEEAILEMYKAALNMI from the coding sequence ATGCAGGACGACAACGCCTATGGCATCGCGGCCGGAGAGCTGCGCCAGTTCATCGAGCAATACGAGCAGCTCGAGGCGGAAAAGAAGGACGTGACCGAGCAGCAGAAAGAGCTGATGGCCGAGGCGAAGGCACGCGGCTACGACACCAAGGTCATGCGCAAGGTCATCGCGCTGCGCAAGCGCGACAAGGACGACATCGCCGAAGAGGAAGCCATCCTCGAGATGTACAAGGCCGCATTGAACATGATCTAG
- the dtd gene encoding D-aminoacyl-tRNA deacylase, producing the protein MRALIQRVSRAEVTVEDRSIGRIGPGLMVLVCAMQGDPEDAPAKLAARIARLRIFRDEAGKMNRSVTDIGGAVLVVSQFTLAADTRTGNRPGFSSAEAPARGEALYLAFAQALRDLGLPVETGAFGADMAVSLVNDGPVTIWMDSTDRT; encoded by the coding sequence ATGCGCGCCCTGATCCAGCGCGTCAGCCGCGCCGAAGTCACCGTCGAGGATCGCAGCATCGGCCGCATCGGCCCGGGGCTGATGGTGCTGGTCTGCGCCATGCAGGGCGACCCCGAGGACGCGCCCGCGAAACTGGCCGCCCGCATCGCCAGGCTGCGCATCTTCCGCGACGAGGCGGGCAAGATGAACCGCTCGGTCACCGACATCGGCGGCGCGGTGCTGGTGGTCAGCCAGTTCACCCTGGCCGCAGACACCCGCACCGGCAACCGCCCGGGATTCTCCAGCGCCGAGGCGCCGGCGCGGGGCGAGGCGCTGTACCTGGCCTTTGCGCAGGCCCTGCGCGACCTGGGCCTGCCGGTCGAGACCGGCGCGTTCGGCGCCGACATGGCGGTGTCGCTGGTCAATGACGGGCCGGTGACGATCTGGATGGATTCCACCGATCGCACTTGA